TGCCTTCTTCGACCGTGATGACGCCGTCTTTGCCGACCTTGTCCATCGCCTCGGCGATCATCTTGCCGATCTCGGCGTCCTGGTTGGCCGCGCACGTGCCGACCTGGGCGATTTCCTTGGAGCTCTTGACCGGGCTGCAGAGCTTCTTGAGCTCATCGACGATGGCCGTGACGGCCTTGTCGATCCCGCGCTTGAGCTGCATGGCCTTGGCGCCGGCGGTGACGTTCTTGAGGCCTTCCTCAAAGATGGCCTCGGCGTAGATGGTGGCGGTGGTGGTGCCGTCGCCGGCGACGTTGGACGTCTTGGAGGCGACTTCCTTGACCATCTGGGCGCCCATGTTCTCGGCGGCATCTTCCAGTTCGATTTCCTTGGCGACCGACACGCCGTCTTTGGTGACGGTGGGCGAACCAAAGGACTTCTCCAGAACGACCACGCGCCCCGTCGGGCCCAGGGTTACTTTCACGGCCGCCGCGAGCTTCTTCACGCCGCGGCGAATGCCCTCGCGGGCTTCGACATCGAATGCGATTTTCTTCTTAGCCATTTCAGGTTGCTCCTCTTGGCGCTCGGGGTCAGCCGATGATCGCCAGAATGTCAGATTCGTCCATCAGCATCAGCTCTTCGCCGTCGACCTTGATCTCGGTCCCGGCGTAGCTGGAGAACAGCACTTGCTCGCCGACCTTGACCTGGAACTCGGCGCGGCCGCCGTCTTCAAGCTGCTTGCCTTCGCCGACAGCCAGGATCGTGCCGCGTTGGGGCTTTTCCTTGGCGGCGTCGGGCAGGACGATCCCGCCGGCGGTGCGCTCTTCGGCCTCGAGGCGCTGGATCAGCACTTTGCCGCCCAGGGGGCGAATCTTCGGGGTGGACTT
This region of Planctomycetaceae bacterium genomic DNA includes:
- the groES gene encoding co-chaperone GroES, with translation MSKKPATKSTPKIRPLGGKVLIQRLEAEERTAGGIVLPDAAKEKPQRGTILAVGEGKQLEDGGRAEFQVKVGEQVLFSSYAGTEIKVDGEELMLMDESDILAIIG